ctttcatcGGTTTACATAAATTGAAGAGGGTtaggagatcgaactcccctAAGGAAACatttctcgaatttttaacccttaaaattgacactttttcggatttttatttaattttctcgagttaggaaatctatttaaaattgcaggaaatattgctttgatcggtttaaataaattgaagaggGTTAGAAGATCGAACTCCCCTCAGGAgacacccctcgaatttttaacccttaaaattgaccattttacggagttttatttaattttctcgagttaggaacggtgaaattaattcaaactcgcaggaaatattgttttcattggtttaaataaattgaaaagggtttggagatcgaactcacCTCAGGAGaaacccctcgaatttttaccctcaaatttgaccctttttcagatttttttttaattttctcgagttaggaacggtgaaattaattcaaactcgcaggaaatattgctttcattggtttaaataaattgaacagggttaggagatcgaactcccctcAGGAGACACCCCTCGAATTGTTAACCCTTAAAATTGACactttttcggatttttatttaattttcttgagttaggaaatctatttaaaattgcaggaaatattgctttgatcggtttaaataaattgaagaggGTTAGAAGATCGAACTCCCCTCAGGAGACACccttcgaatttttaacccttaaaattgacactttttcggatttttatttaattttctcgagttaggaaatctatttaaaattgcaggaaatattgctttgatcggtttaaataaattgaagaggGTTAGAAGATCGAACTCCCCTCAGGAgacacccctcgaatttttaacccttaaaattgacaattttacggagttttatttaattttctcgagttaggaacggtgaaattaattcaaactcgcaggaaatattgttttgattggtttaaatatatcgaaaagggtttggagatcgaactcacCTCAGGAgacacccctcgaatttttaaccctcaaatttgaccctttttcggattttgtttttaattttctcgtgTTAGGAacgatgaaattaattcaaactcgcaggaaatattgttttcattggtttaaataaattgaaaagggtttggagatcgaactcacCTCAGGAgacacccctcgaatttttaccctcaaatttgaccctttttcggatttttttttcaattttctcgagttaggaacggtgaaatctattcaaactcgcaggaaatattgctttgatcggtttaaataaattgaagaggGTTAGAAGATCGAACTCTTCTCAGGAgacacccctcgaatttttaacccttaaaattgaccattttacggagttttatttaattttctcaagttaggaacgctgaaattaattcaaactcgcaggaaatattattttcatcggtttaaataaattggaaaggGTTTCAAGATTGTACTCCCCTCAGcaaccacccctcgaattttaaGCCCTTAAATGGCACCCTTttcttttgctcaaatttttattttacgactAAGAGTTGCATTTTACTTCACTTGGGCAGTATCCGATTCACCCCATCCCTTAAATTTATGCGTACGACCCTCTTTTTGCGTTGTAAATTTTAGGTTGGCAGCATTGCTGAAAAAGCGGCTATCTTCTCGCGAGCGGCTAACGCGAGCGGCCAACTTCACATTCGTctgaattcttaaaatttgtttggccTGAAAAACGCGACCCGGCAACGTACATAGATCTACTTGCAGTACCACACCGTTTTGAGTAGCCACTGGTTATACGCTACTGCACATAAGGCTGGTGCAGAACCGACTCTTAACACatcggcagcggcagcagcaacaatGGCGAGTGTGATAGGTTGCGTTTTGAAACGCTTCTTCCAGCTAAAGAATTAACGCTCCTGCCCATTCTCGTTGACTCTATCCCCGCTTAAATTCACTCACCGGGGCACAGTCGATGGCCGGGACACCAAAGGTGGCCCTAGCAGGCAAACTAGCGGAAAATTCGCACTATCGCAGTTTACAACAGCAAACACAACGAGTCCAACACGAGCAGGTGAACAATAaaggcgagagagcgagagagttgCCCAGAGATTCCGAGGATTTTGAGGGGAGCTGCGAGCTGCTTGCTTATTCGGTTCTTGCAGGCACAAACCTACCTAccttttgtgcaatttttaccGGTTTGATTTATCGTTTCACTTCAAAAACCGGTTAAAACAACTAAccgattgaaaaattgcggTTTTTCTTTGAGAAACACCGGTTAATTTTACTACTTCTCGCTTATAAAAATCACCGGCTTAAAAGATATTCGAGGTGTGTTTTAACCGATGGTAACTAGCGCCATCTCACGACAGAAAAAACAATCGGATGCAAAAACATTCGTAGTATGAGTTGCTGGACGAAAGAGAAGGGCTGTATGACACGAAATTTGGATTTAGCAGCGGCTTTGGCTTTGACTCTGCCCTTCGCTGTATTGACCACGGCTACAGATCAAATACAGCATATTCGTAGCGCTTCATCGAAAATAAGACGCTGAAACGTGCTGCAGACCGTATCAATACGATGTGTGGCACTTCAAATGTTCTTCAATGCTGCTGATGCTTCGGGTGGATTTATTTCGTATGCAGTTTTTTGTGTCCCTTTTTCTCTGAGGAAAGAGATAAGGATGTAATAAAACTCCTCTAAACAAGAATTTGCCAGCTAAGCAACTCAGCATCACGCATTTGAAGTTTGTAAGCTTTAGCAAAAGAATTCagtgacaaaaaaatattttcaatttttcaggtTAGCCGAATTATTGTTAGGCCTAATAATGTCAGCTCCACGAATTGCGAGGGGGTCGAAAGGGAGAATTTTACTCTACTTAGGTGCTGTGCTTTTCGTTGGCCTCACTGTGGTCATTATTCACGAGACGCAAACAAGAATAGATGACCTGCGGAAATCATCCGAGAAGTGCCAACAACAGCAGGAATCTCTCTCAGCACAGCTTCAAGGTTTGAACTCTTATGCGTTTGgagttttaaatgtaaaagataatttattttcagtaatATTTGAGTATAAAACGAGGCTGGAGAAGTCGGTGCAGCAAGAAAAAGCGGACCACAAGAAAACTCACGACAACCTCAGCTCCCAGTTGGAGATCGAAAAGAACAAGCGTGCGAGAGAGGTGCTCGACACTACCAACAAACTGGCCTCACTGCAGCAACACTACAAACTCCTCCAGGTAAACGaggaagaattaaatttattccaatcaGCGCCAATAGGTTCCTGTCGGCTGTCGGTGCCAGCTTAACCTTTTTCATCTTGTTAATCAAGATATTAGAGTGTAAACAATAGAAGCACTTCACGTCTTTCGTCTTTAAATTACGCAGCACTGTCACACACTCAAACTGCATGCACTTGCTTTAATCCTTTCAATAAACCTGCTTAACTCTTTGGTTGTGGTGTGCATGAAATTTATAGGGCCAACATGAAGATTTAGCTGAGGAATGTAATGGAGTGCGCAACGGGGCCATCAAAGCTCTTGAAGAACAAAGAGTGGCTGAGAGTACGCTACAAAAGTTGAAAGAACAATCTAATTtggaatcaaatatttataaggTTGTtggtcaattaaaatttaactatgaGTTTCTTGATTCTTTATAACTTCTTGAATGTTGTTGTAAATCAATCTGAAGAACCTTATAATTTTAGAGCCAAGTGACACAGTTGAAGATCGATAAtgaaaaactgtcaaaacTCTTAAAAGAAGATGCTGTTGAAATATCAAATCTCCAAGATGAAAACCAGCGACTCGACAATGAATTGAACCAGTGCAAGGTAATATTTCAGGTTTTTTGCGGTGGAAgagttgttaatttttatttattgtgtgcAGAAGCAGCTTTCTTTGTGCCCATCCAAGTCGTCAGTTGCACTGAATGTGCCTAACTTCCTATCGCCGTCAGCTGCTAGCATTTCTCCCTCTCCAATGAActccaatattaaaaatcagcaaaatgtCCTTCATCAACCCGAAGAGCCAAAGGTAACTTTTGCCTTCATCTTCCTATACCTATGGCCTATATCTATGGCAGCCCCTACATCGCGTTGAAAACATAAGTTTATTGGAAATCATCGTTTAAGTCAGTTTACTCGTAGCCAGGGTGTTGGGCAAAGAGTTGACAAAAGGTGTGTGCAATTGTGATTCCCTggaattttcatgaaataccTAGCTTTCTCACTCaagtttttggaaaaaaaaaataggaatccTACTTCCCCATGATTCATTTCATCATTTCGCAGTTATTCTGTTGtgttctgaatgtggggaggtgtggagcatagttgctctgctgatccgcaataatatcagttttgaatctaaatttgaCATTTCTTTCACACGTTGAAGTTGATACTAaacacaaattgttttttgtatcattttctttatcatttcagtttttaatcaattttaaatttattacttacATACATTGCTATTTATCCTTCGCTTTTTAAGCGTTGAATTTGACTTACAGTGACGACCacacattaaattataatcatcTTCTTCTTATTTACACTgtaaaagcctggaaaattcttgttgccaatgcatgaatcCCTTAGTATttagttgaagccaaaattgacctaggtTGTACTGTAAACTTTTGAGAAAGGTAGCTGCAAAgctagcatgcttttcaaatggtttcCTCAAAACCTCTTTCACTGTTGAATAGATcatgacgagaggaatcaaaatatgctcattaaatttgttcacgCACtgtaaaattaggaaaattaaaaaaatgaatttttaccgtAGCAAggactattgcaaattgtagagcaaataattgtctatcaactgcttatttccatccaatattaaaaaaatttcccatttttgccCTGTAACAAT
The nucleotide sequence above comes from Cloeon dipterum chromosome X, ieCloDipt1.1, whole genome shotgun sequence. Encoded proteins:
- the LOC135944945 gene encoding Golgi integral membrane protein 4-like isoform X2, which translates into the protein MSAPRIARGSKGRILLYLGAVLFVGLTVVIIHETQTRIDDLRKSSEKCQQQQESLSAQLQVIFEYKTRLEKSVQQEKADHKKTHDNLSSQLEIEKNKRAREVLDTTNKLASLQQHYKLLQGQHEDLAEECNGVRNGAIKALEEQRVAESTLQKLKEQSNLESNIYKSQVTQLKIDNEKLSKLLKEDAVEISNLQDENQRLDNELNQCKKQLSLCPSKSSVALNVPNFLSPSAASISPSPMNSNIKNQQNVLHQPEEPKASSSSPTGMKSTAKSNVVPVPAPGPEAPKPLAGIFEQLLPAGVVPPAVVPKVQSDDDNNIHKNSLLGKNLEESRQLVKPFQGRFLRQPEPEEDEEQKKAVGAPPPEQQQQQPWRQGNALDEEDARRGGAGGLFQNYKDEDGAAPHWNGVNRHLPEGERHEDLQLEDPDEDGWKA
- the LOC135944945 gene encoding Golgi integral membrane protein 4-like isoform X1 gives rise to the protein MSAPRIARGSKGRILLYLGAVLFVGLTVVIIHETQTRIDDLRKSSEKCQQQQESLSAQLQVIFEYKTRLEKSVQQEKADHKKTHDNLSSQLEIEKNKRAREVLDTTNKLASLQQHYKLLQGQHEDLAEECNGVRNGAIKALEEQRVAESTLQKLKEQSNLESNIYKSQVTQLKIDNEKLSKLLKEDAVEISNLQDENQRLDNELNQCKKQLSLCPSKSSVALNVPNFLSPSAASISPSPMNSNIKNQQNVLHQPEEPKASSSSPTGMKSTAKSNVVPVPAPGPEAPKPLAGIFEQLLPAGVVPPAVVPKVQSDDDNNIHKNSLLGKNLEESRQLVKPFQGRFLRQPEPEEDEEQKKAVGAPPPEQQQQQPWRQGNALDEEDARRGGAGGLFQNYKDEDGAAPHWNGVNRHLPEGERHEDLQLEDPDEDEGDDDVDQIDYGNDAVNNKNLPNAKQKAHRKFPLGGKHDSVMVNPK